The following are encoded in a window of Flavobacterium cupriresistens genomic DNA:
- a CDS encoding TerC/Alx family metal homeostasis membrane protein, protein MNQHPIFSEHPGLVIVFAIAVVIMLLLDLGIFNKKSHVVSNKEAVTWSLVWISLAMIFSGLVYHFAGSAKFYEFQSAYWIEKALSVDNLFVFILVFKFFDVANQNKHKVLFWGIIGALVLRAIFIFSGAFLIELTYLNKLLSFAGIPGFKYDINLIMTAFGLFLVYAGIKSWSSGDEDEDEDYNNTRGARLIRKFFSVSDKYDGDKFFTYENGKKLATPLLVVVAVIEFTDLLFAVDSIPAIFAISNDPFILYTSNIFAILGLRALFFLLDNFIHLFSKLQYGLAIILSFIGVKMIISPFYHVDSVYSLLVIGGVLLISVVASIMLPEVKEA, encoded by the coding sequence ATGAATCAACACCCAATTTTTTCAGAACATCCCGGTCTGGTTATCGTTTTTGCGATCGCAGTAGTCATCATGCTATTGTTGGATTTAGGAATCTTCAATAAAAAAAGTCACGTAGTAAGTAATAAAGAAGCAGTAACCTGGTCTTTAGTTTGGATTAGTTTAGCGATGATTTTTAGTGGTTTAGTGTACCACTTCGCCGGATCGGCAAAATTCTATGAATTTCAATCGGCTTATTGGATTGAAAAAGCACTTTCTGTTGATAATCTTTTTGTTTTCATTTTAGTATTTAAGTTTTTTGATGTTGCCAATCAAAACAAACATAAAGTTTTGTTCTGGGGAATTATCGGAGCATTAGTTTTAAGAGCCATCTTTATCTTCTCAGGAGCTTTCTTAATCGAATTGACCTATTTGAATAAATTGTTAAGCTTTGCAGGAATCCCAGGATTTAAATACGATATCAACCTAATTATGACCGCTTTCGGATTGTTTTTGGTTTATGCAGGGATCAAATCATGGTCTTCAGGAGATGAGGACGAAGATGAGGATTACAACAATACAAGAGGAGCAAGACTGATTAGAAAGTTTTTCAGTGTTAGCGATAAGTACGATGGAGATAAATTCTTCACGTATGAAAACGGAAAAAAATTAGCAACACCACTTTTAGTTGTGGTTGCGGTGATTGAATTTACCGATTTATTGTTCGCAGTAGATTCTATTCCGGCAATTTTTGCGATATCAAATGACCCGTTTATTCTTTATACTTCAAACATTTTTGCGATTTTAGGACTTAGAGCATTGTTCTTCTTGTTGGATAATTTCATTCATTTATTCAGTAAATTACAATACGGTTTGGCAATTATTTTATCTTTTATCGGGGTAAAAATGATCATTTCGCCATTCTATCATGTCGATTCTGTTTACTCTTTATTGGTAATCGGAGGCGTTCTTTTAATTTCGGTTGTGGCTTCGATCATGTTACCGGAGGTTAAAGAAGCTTAA
- a CDS encoding ABC-F family ATP-binding cassette domain-containing protein, with translation MLNIHNLSVSFGGTFLFEEVTFRLGAGDRVGLVGKNGAGKSTMLKMLARDFAPDSGVISQEKDIRMGFLRQDIDFEQGRTVLEEAYEAFTEIKIVEKKLEEINHQLVTRTDYESEEYSQIIEDLSDYTHRFDLLGGYNYVGDTEKILLGLGFKREVFNNQTETFSGGWRMRIELAKLLLQSNDVLLLDEPTNHLDIESIIWLESFLRNYPGVVVIVSHDKMFLDNVTNRTIEISLGKAYDFNKPYSQYLELRHEIREKQLATQKNQAKKIEETEKLIEKFRAKASKASMAQSLIKKLDKVERIEVDEDDNSVMNISFPVSKEPGKVVVEAENVTKSYGDKVILKEISLLVERGSKIAFVGQNGQGKSTFIKALVNEFEYQGNIKLGHNVQLGYFAQNQAEYLDGEITLLQTMEDAATDTNRSKVRDMLGSFLFRGDDVEKKVKVLSGGERNRLALCKLLLQPINVLLMDEPTNHLDIKSKNVLKAALQKFGGTLLLVSHDRDFLQGMSNIVYEFKDQKIKEYLGDINYFLEQRNLENMREVEKKDVAKVAAPKENNKTSYEDQKKGKALQNRLSKIESQIKQLEKDIQHDDKMLTSNYDKHIEDASFFKAYNKKKADLDQLLLDWEIVQEEIDNFSV, from the coding sequence ATGCTTAATATACACAATTTGTCGGTTTCTTTTGGAGGAACATTTTTATTTGAAGAAGTTACTTTTCGTTTAGGAGCAGGAGACCGCGTAGGTCTTGTTGGTAAAAACGGTGCAGGTAAATCGACAATGCTTAAAATGTTAGCGAGAGATTTTGCTCCGGATTCAGGAGTTATTTCTCAGGAAAAAGATATCCGAATGGGGTTTTTACGCCAGGATATTGATTTCGAACAAGGAAGAACCGTATTGGAAGAAGCTTATGAAGCTTTTACTGAGATTAAAATTGTAGAAAAAAAGTTAGAAGAAATCAATCATCAATTGGTGACCAGAACCGATTATGAAAGTGAAGAATACAGCCAAATCATTGAAGATTTATCTGATTATACACATCGTTTTGACCTTTTAGGAGGTTATAACTATGTGGGAGATACAGAGAAAATTCTTTTAGGATTAGGTTTCAAAAGAGAAGTATTTAATAACCAAACCGAGACTTTTTCGGGAGGTTGGAGAATGCGTATCGAGTTGGCGAAGTTATTATTACAATCCAATGATGTATTGTTACTGGATGAGCCTACCAACCACTTAGATATCGAAAGTATCATTTGGTTAGAAAGTTTCCTTCGTAATTATCCGGGAGTTGTGGTAATTGTATCGCACGATAAAATGTTTTTGGATAATGTGACCAATCGTACGATCGAAATTTCGTTAGGAAAAGCATACGATTTCAATAAACCATATTCTCAGTATTTGGAATTGCGTCACGAAATCCGTGAGAAACAATTGGCAACTCAAAAGAACCAAGCCAAGAAGATTGAAGAAACAGAAAAATTAATCGAGAAATTCCGTGCGAAAGCTTCAAAAGCTTCGATGGCGCAATCGTTGATTAAAAAATTAGATAAAGTAGAACGAATCGAAGTTGACGAAGACGATAATTCAGTAATGAATATTTCTTTCCCTGTTTCAAAAGAACCAGGAAAAGTAGTCGTTGAAGCAGAGAATGTTACTAAAAGTTATGGCGATAAAGTAATCCTAAAAGAGATTAGTCTATTGGTAGAACGCGGTAGTAAAATTGCCTTTGTTGGACAAAATGGACAAGGTAAGTCTACTTTTATCAAAGCATTGGTTAATGAATTTGAATACCAGGGAAATATTAAGTTAGGACACAACGTTCAGTTGGGTTATTTTGCCCAAAATCAAGCAGAATATCTGGATGGTGAAATCACCTTACTTCAAACCATGGAAGATGCTGCAACAGATACGAACCGTTCTAAAGTTCGTGATATGTTAGGATCATTTTTATTCCGTGGTGACGATGTAGAGAAAAAAGTAAAAGTACTTTCAGGAGGAGAGCGTAACCGTTTGGCACTTTGTAAATTATTGTTACAGCCTATCAACGTATTGTTAATGGATGAGCCGACGAATCACTTAGACATCAAATCTAAGAACGTTCTGAAAGCGGCACTTCAAAAATTCGGTGGTACTTTATTATTGGTTTCTCACGATAGAGATTTCCTTCAGGGAATGTCGAATATCGTTTATGAATTTAAAGACCAGAAAATAAAAGAATATCTAGGTGATATCAACTATTTCTTAGAGCAACGCAATCTTGAAAACATGCGTGAAGTCGAGAAAAAAGACGTTGCAAAAGTAGCTGCTCCAAAAGAAAACAACAAGACTTCATACGAAGATCAGAAAAAAGGAAAAGCACTGCAAAACAGATTAAGTAAAATCGAAAGTCAAATCAAACAATTAGAAAAAGACATTCAACACGACGATAAAATGTTGACTTCTAATTACGACAAACATATAGAAGATGCTTCCTTTTTTAAGGCTTACAACAAGAAAAAAGCAGATCTTGACCAGTTACTATTAGATTGGGAAATCGTTCAGGAAGAGATTGATAATTTTAGTGTCTAG
- a CDS encoding App1 family protein, with translation MKPILQLYRGYANDQELIVMGHVFKTLYDYDFQKKNFKNATSIVNLFRIKTIRNFDVYLKFGHQEIHSKTLDDGYFKFCIPIQDEPNFGWMEYEVSIRYKSETITAKGSFIRPHEGNLGIISDIDDTFLISHTRNVFRKIYILLFKNVNDRKVFNDVVPHYQALSSAGRNNKEEKNAFFFVSSSEWNLYNFIVKFTKIHRLPRAVILLKDIKTGITDFFMSGRGNHDHKFDKIKHVLEFYPNLQYVLLGDDSQHDPVLYERICKIFPVTVKAVYIRQTGKNKKETTKTILKNLEGLDIAVCYFKDSSEAIMHSKSIGIIK, from the coding sequence ATGAAGCCAATTCTACAATTATACCGGGGTTATGCTAATGATCAGGAATTAATCGTGATGGGGCATGTCTTTAAAACATTGTATGATTATGATTTTCAGAAGAAAAACTTCAAAAACGCTACTTCTATCGTCAACTTATTTCGGATAAAAACCATTCGGAATTTTGATGTCTACCTAAAATTCGGTCATCAGGAAATTCACTCGAAAACACTCGATGATGGTTATTTCAAATTTTGTATTCCAATTCAGGATGAGCCTAATTTTGGGTGGATGGAATATGAGGTCAGCATCCGATACAAATCAGAAACCATAACCGCAAAAGGCAGTTTTATAAGGCCTCACGAAGGCAATCTTGGAATCATATCCGACATTGATGATACTTTTTTGATTTCTCATACGCGAAATGTCTTCCGAAAAATATACATTCTTTTATTTAAAAATGTCAACGACAGAAAGGTTTTTAATGATGTCGTTCCGCATTACCAGGCTTTAAGTTCTGCCGGAAGAAACAATAAAGAAGAAAAAAACGCCTTTTTTTTTGTTTCCAGCAGTGAATGGAATTTATACAATTTCATCGTAAAATTCACCAAAATACACCGACTGCCCAGAGCTGTTATTTTATTGAAGGATATCAAAACCGGAATCACTGATTTTTTTATGAGCGGCAGAGGCAATCACGATCATAAATTTGACAAGATCAAACATGTTTTAGAGTTCTACCCCAATCTACAGTATGTTCTCTTGGGAGATGATTCGCAACATGATCCTGTTTTGTACGAACGCATTTGTAAAATATTTCCCGTAACCGTAAAAGCGGTTTACATCAGACAAACGGGCAAAAATAAAAAAGAAACGACCAAAACCATTCTCAAAAATCTGGAAGGTTTAGACATTGCGGTTTGTTATTTTAAGGACAGCAGCGAAGCTATTATGCATTCTAAATCTATTGGGATTATTAAGTGA
- a CDS encoding diacylglycerol/lipid kinase family protein → MKKNIVFVVNPISGDLDKSDLMEAVYEFSITNNFNLVVYETTGQSDVKAIQLLYEQCSPQRIVVAGGDGTIKMVAEAMEQYDIVIGILPAGSANGLSVDLNLPDSTEENLEIAFLHSYMEIDMISINGKKSIHLSDIGINADLVKNYEESNWRGIWGYALQAYTTLVDSNDPFVATITTNKETSEHTARMIVIANSQKYGTGVTINPHGAMNDGKFELVILKSLDLLLLGKIITGNMPIDSEDIVIISTDKATIKTNYPVNFQIDGEYCGAQTSLDIHILHKQMKIAVP, encoded by the coding sequence TTGAAAAAGAATATTGTTTTTGTTGTAAATCCTATTTCGGGTGATTTGGATAAGTCAGATTTAATGGAGGCTGTCTATGAGTTTTCGATCACAAATAACTTCAATTTGGTGGTGTATGAAACCACAGGCCAGTCCGATGTAAAAGCGATACAATTGCTTTATGAGCAATGCAGTCCCCAAAGAATTGTTGTGGCTGGTGGTGACGGAACTATAAAAATGGTTGCCGAAGCAATGGAGCAATACGATATTGTAATTGGTATTTTGCCCGCCGGTTCTGCCAATGGTTTGTCTGTCGATTTAAATTTACCGGATTCAACAGAAGAGAATCTGGAAATTGCTTTTCTGCATTCGTATATGGAAATAGATATGATTTCTATTAACGGCAAGAAGAGCATTCACTTGAGTGATATTGGAATCAATGCTGATTTAGTAAAAAACTACGAAGAAAGTAATTGGAGAGGCATCTGGGGCTACGCTTTGCAGGCCTACACGACGCTGGTGGATTCCAATGATCCTTTTGTTGCCACAATTACGACTAATAAAGAAACAAGCGAACACACGGCAAGAATGATTGTCATTGCGAACTCTCAGAAATACGGAACAGGTGTTACGATCAATCCTCACGGAGCAATGAACGACGGTAAGTTTGAATTGGTAATTCTTAAAAGCCTCGATTTATTATTGCTTGGAAAGATTATTACCGGAAATATGCCCATTGATTCCGAGGATATTGTGATCATTTCGACCGATAAAGCCACTATTAAAACCAATTATCCGGTTAATTTTCAGATTGACGGGGAGTATTGCGGCGCACAGACTTCTTTAGACATTCATATTCTGCACAAACAAATGAAAATAGCCGTTCCTTAA
- a CDS encoding peptidogalycan biosysnthesis protein — translation MSTTYTFQLYNSASSLPLEWDALTTENIFLTRKYLEVLEKSSPANMLCHFIGIFKNDNLIGIALTQFIFAEKLESFGERDQCLKTSVRNFAFKNFASHVLFVGNNMLTGQNAFSIAENANQAKVIKTLHKAITELKKELRAKGKKVHITSIKDFTESEIEPLKSEFKNNFTFSTQPNMIFEINSNWKTEQDYIEALSKKYRDQYKRARKKAEGIEKQKMSLEDIIKYEDTIYDLYFHVAKNAPFNTFFLAKNHFRTFKEIMKEDFLFYGYFLDEKLIGFNTLIQNGAVMDTYFLGYDESIQRDKMLYLNMLYDMIAYSINHGFSEVVFARTALEIKSSVGAKPVKMYGLITHSNALINKNIGKLFDYLEPKTEWKERNPFK, via the coding sequence TTGAGTACAACTTATACTTTCCAACTATACAATAGCGCTTCATCACTGCCTTTAGAATGGGATGCGCTAACCACCGAAAACATCTTTCTGACCCGGAAATATCTCGAAGTACTCGAAAAATCTTCTCCGGCCAATATGCTTTGTCATTTTATCGGAATTTTTAAAAATGACAATCTAATCGGAATCGCTTTAACTCAATTTATTTTCGCAGAAAAACTCGAATCTTTTGGAGAACGGGATCAGTGCTTAAAAACATCAGTTCGTAATTTTGCATTCAAGAATTTTGCTTCGCATGTTTTGTTTGTGGGCAACAATATGCTTACGGGACAAAATGCTTTTTCGATTGCTGAAAATGCAAATCAGGCAAAAGTGATTAAAACACTCCATAAAGCCATCACTGAACTCAAAAAAGAGCTTAGAGCAAAAGGGAAGAAAGTTCATATTACCAGTATAAAAGACTTTACAGAAAGTGAGATTGAGCCTTTAAAAAGTGAATTCAAAAACAACTTTACCTTCTCTACGCAGCCCAATATGATTTTTGAAATCAATTCGAATTGGAAAACGGAACAGGATTATATTGAAGCACTTTCTAAAAAATATCGCGACCAATACAAACGCGCCCGCAAAAAAGCAGAAGGAATCGAAAAACAAAAAATGTCTCTGGAAGACATCATAAAATATGAAGATACGATTTATGATCTCTATTTTCATGTAGCAAAAAATGCGCCTTTCAACACTTTTTTTCTGGCTAAAAATCATTTCCGCACTTTTAAAGAAATCATGAAAGAAGACTTTCTTTTTTATGGTTATTTTTTAGATGAAAAGTTAATCGGATTCAATACTTTGATTCAAAATGGCGCTGTGATGGACACCTATTTCCTAGGCTATGACGAGAGCATTCAGCGTGATAAAATGCTATACCTCAACATGCTTTATGATATGATCGCTTATTCCATCAATCATGGATTTTCGGAAGTTGTATTTGCCAGAACTGCCCTCGAAATAAAAAGTTCCGTAGGCGCTAAACCAGTAAAAATGTACGGTTTAATCACCCACAGCAATGCTTTAATCAATAAAAACATCGGTAAACTATTTGATTACTTAGAGCCTAAAACGGAATGGAAAGAAAGAAATCCTTTTAAATAA